A window of Hymenobacter aerilatus contains these coding sequences:
- a CDS encoding DUF1810 domain-containing protein, protein MPTLSRFLDAQQSDYRTALSEIKNGRKRSHWMWYIFPQIQGLGFSETSRYYAIQDAAEAEAYLNHPVLGSRLVEISQELLKLNSNNANSIFGSPDDLKLKSSMTLFAALPDANPVFQKVLDTFFNGAQDSKTLQLLNSR, encoded by the coding sequence ATGCCTACCCTCTCCCGCTTCCTCGACGCCCAACAATCCGACTACAGAACCGCCCTTTCCGAAATCAAAAACGGCCGGAAACGCAGTCATTGGATGTGGTATATCTTTCCGCAGATACAGGGCTTGGGCTTCAGCGAAACTTCCCGGTACTACGCCATCCAGGATGCTGCGGAAGCCGAAGCCTACCTTAATCATCCGGTGCTGGGGAGTAGGCTGGTCGAAATCAGTCAGGAGCTGCTAAAACTCAACTCCAACAACGCCAACAGCATATTCGGCAGCCCCGATGATCTGAAGCTCAAATCGTCTATGACGCTGTTTGCAGCTTTGCCTGATGCGAATCCGGTTTTTCAGAAAGTGCTGGATACATTTTTCAACGGCGCGCAGGACAGTAAGACCTTACAATTACTGAATAGCCGCTAG